From one Mycolicibacterium sp. HK-90 genomic stretch:
- a CDS encoding NAD(P)/FAD-dependent oxidoreductase → MRHVVIVGSGFAGLWAALGAARRVDELGPAAEDVKITVVTERPFHDIRVRNYESDLSDCRIPLRPVLDPVGVGHIIAEVTALDVEARNITAQQDGRSVVIDYDRLVLAAGSRVARPAIPGLAEFGFDVDTFDGATRLAAHLEVLATHPETAGAGTVVVVGAGLTGIETACELPARLATVFDGGPAPRVLLIDHNPEVGSDMGAEARPVIEAALSDNGVHTMTGVGVSAVDIGAVTLSTGEVVPAATVVWCAGMRANPLTAQVPVARDRLGRLPVDEYLRVEGVLGVFAAGDVAAARVDDGHLSVMSCQHGRPMGRFAGNNVIGDLLGHPLLSLRIPWYVTVLDLGPAGAVYTEGWDRQVVATGAVAKATKKTINTERIYPPLTGDRQQLFAAAAPELQARPARGGGHE, encoded by the coding sequence GTGCGCCACGTGGTGATCGTCGGATCGGGTTTCGCCGGTTTGTGGGCCGCGTTGGGCGCGGCAAGACGCGTCGACGAGCTCGGTCCCGCAGCCGAGGACGTGAAGATCACCGTGGTGACCGAGCGTCCCTTTCACGACATCCGCGTGCGCAACTACGAAAGCGATCTCTCCGACTGCCGAATCCCGCTCCGCCCGGTGCTGGATCCGGTGGGCGTCGGCCACATCATCGCCGAAGTCACGGCGCTCGATGTCGAGGCGCGAAACATCACCGCACAGCAGGACGGCCGATCCGTCGTGATCGACTACGACCGGCTGGTCCTGGCCGCGGGCAGTCGGGTGGCGCGGCCCGCTATCCCGGGGCTGGCCGAGTTCGGGTTCGACGTCGACACCTTCGACGGAGCCACCCGGTTGGCGGCCCACCTCGAGGTGCTGGCCACCCATCCTGAGACCGCGGGCGCGGGCACCGTCGTGGTGGTCGGGGCGGGCCTGACCGGCATCGAGACGGCTTGCGAACTCCCGGCACGACTGGCGACGGTGTTCGACGGCGGCCCTGCGCCCCGGGTCCTGCTGATCGATCACAACCCCGAGGTGGGATCGGACATGGGCGCAGAGGCGCGGCCGGTGATCGAAGCCGCGCTGTCGGACAACGGAGTTCACACCATGACCGGTGTGGGGGTGTCCGCCGTCGATATCGGCGCAGTCACACTGTCGACGGGTGAGGTCGTTCCTGCCGCCACGGTGGTGTGGTGCGCGGGGATGCGAGCAAACCCGTTGACCGCGCAGGTGCCGGTGGCGCGTGACCGGCTCGGCCGGCTGCCGGTGGACGAATACCTGCGCGTCGAGGGCGTGCTGGGCGTGTTCGCGGCCGGGGATGTGGCCGCCGCACGGGTGGATGACGGCCACCTGTCGGTGATGTCGTGCCAGCACGGCCGGCCGATGGGCCGATTCGCCGGCAACAACGTGATCGGCGACCTCCTGGGCCATCCCCTGCTTTCGCTTCGAATCCCTTGGTATGTCACGGTTCTCGACCTCGGACCGGCCGGAGCGGTCTATACCGAAGGCTGGGACCGCCAGGTGGTGGCGACCGGCGCGGTGGCCAAGGCCACCAAGAAGACCATCAACACCGAACGGATATATCCGCCGCTGACCGGCGACCGGCAGCAGCTGTTCGCCGCCGCGGCCCCCGAACTGCAGGCGCGGCCGGCCCGCGGCGGCGGGCACGAGTAG
- a CDS encoding NAD(P)/FAD-dependent oxidoreductase codes for MVGNSRMRVLIIGGGFGGLFCARRLSGVDVDVTLLDRAAGHLFQPLLYQCATGTLSIGQISRPLREEFARHRNVKTLLGEAVEVDPELRRVTARRPDETTFTLDYDVLVVAVGMQQSYFGNQHFAHWAPGMKTLDDALHIRQRLFTAFEIAETLPPGPERDGWLTFAVAGGGPTGVELAGQIREMATRTLAHEFHSIEPEEARVYLFDGGERVLKAFAPELGEKAAQSLQKLGVELHLGVHVTDVDQAGVTITPKSGGPEERYAARTVLWTAGVEAVPFARHIAEVLGAESDRGGRIAVGPDLSVAGHPEVFVIGDLAGRDNLPGVAENAMQGGLHVASCIRRELAGKPRKPYRYRDLGSAAYIARGQALLQVGPIKTAGFLGWLAWGFVHIAFLTGVRNRISTVGTWMVTIARASRSHRAFMLGATELPDQHYTWTMWDAPTPPAPDAQDERRDG; via the coding sequence ATGGTGGGCAACAGTCGGATGAGAGTGTTGATCATCGGTGGGGGATTCGGCGGCCTGTTCTGTGCGCGCCGATTGAGCGGAGTCGACGTCGACGTGACGCTGCTCGACCGGGCCGCCGGGCATCTGTTCCAGCCGCTGCTGTATCAGTGCGCCACAGGAACATTGAGCATCGGACAGATCAGCCGTCCGTTGCGTGAGGAGTTCGCCCGGCACCGTAACGTCAAGACCCTGCTCGGTGAGGCGGTCGAGGTCGACCCCGAGTTGCGCCGGGTGACCGCCCGCCGGCCGGATGAGACGACGTTCACCCTCGATTACGACGTGCTGGTGGTGGCGGTCGGGATGCAGCAGTCCTACTTCGGCAACCAGCATTTCGCGCACTGGGCCCCCGGGATGAAGACGCTCGACGATGCGCTCCACATCCGGCAGCGGTTGTTCACCGCTTTCGAGATCGCCGAGACGCTGCCGCCGGGTCCCGAACGCGACGGTTGGCTGACCTTCGCCGTCGCCGGCGGCGGGCCGACCGGAGTCGAGTTGGCCGGCCAGATCCGCGAAATGGCCACACGCACGCTGGCCCACGAGTTTCACAGCATCGAACCCGAAGAAGCCCGGGTGTACCTGTTCGACGGCGGTGAGCGGGTGCTGAAAGCCTTCGCGCCGGAGCTGGGGGAGAAGGCGGCCCAGTCGCTGCAGAAGTTGGGCGTCGAACTGCACCTGGGGGTTCACGTGACCGACGTCGATCAGGCCGGCGTGACCATCACGCCGAAGTCGGGTGGACCCGAGGAGCGCTACGCGGCGCGCACCGTGTTGTGGACCGCCGGGGTCGAGGCCGTACCGTTCGCCCGGCACATCGCCGAGGTGCTGGGGGCGGAATCCGATCGCGGCGGGAGAATCGCTGTGGGGCCGGATCTTTCGGTCGCCGGACATCCCGAGGTGTTTGTCATCGGCGACCTGGCCGGACGCGACAACCTGCCCGGGGTCGCCGAGAACGCGATGCAGGGCGGGCTCCACGTCGCCTCCTGCATCCGGCGCGAACTCGCGGGCAAACCCCGGAAGCCGTACCGCTACCGCGATCTCGGTTCGGCGGCCTATATCGCTCGGGGGCAAGCGCTCCTCCAGGTCGGTCCGATCAAGACCGCCGGTTTCCTCGGCTGGCTGGCCTGGGGTTTCGTCCACATCGCCTTCCTCACCGGCGTCCGTAACCGGATCAGCACGGTCGGCACCTGGATGGTCACCATCGCCCGGGCCAGCCGCTCGCACCGCGCATTCATGCTCGGCGCCACCGAGCTGCCCGATCAGCACTACACCTGGACGATGTGGGACGCCCCGACCCCGCCTGCTCCGGATGCGCAGGACGAACGCCGCGACGGCTAG
- a CDS encoding RNA polymerase sigma factor, with protein sequence MDAVDEGRLRDLIPGVLAALIHRGAEFATAEDAVQEALVQAWQTWPDQPPADPKGWLITTAWRRFLDHTRSDVARRDREVRVGRQDVSAGEPDPAPAVDDTLQLYFLCAHPSLTPSSAVALTLRAVGGLTTRQIAQAYLVPEATMAQRISRAKRTVSSVRLDRPGDLRTVLRVLYLVFNEGYGGDVDLSVEAIRLARQLARSTDDPEAAGLLALFLLHHARWPARTRADGSPVPLADQDRTLWRTDLIAEGVYVLQAALARDGLGEYQAQAAIAALHADAQTAGETDWVQIVEWYDELVALTDSPVVRLNRAVALGEAEGPEVGLAALAELDPTMPRHTAAAAYLHERAGDSGTAAQLYVRAAAEAHSVAERNHLTLRASVLHGRISGAEG encoded by the coding sequence ATGGATGCGGTGGACGAGGGCCGGCTGCGGGATCTGATTCCCGGTGTCCTGGCGGCCCTCATTCACCGCGGGGCGGAGTTCGCCACCGCCGAGGATGCGGTCCAGGAAGCCCTGGTTCAGGCCTGGCAGACGTGGCCGGATCAGCCACCGGCTGACCCCAAGGGCTGGCTGATCACCACGGCGTGGCGCCGATTCCTCGACCACACCCGGTCCGATGTCGCACGCCGGGACCGCGAAGTGCGCGTGGGCCGGCAGGACGTGAGCGCCGGCGAGCCCGATCCGGCCCCCGCGGTGGACGACACCCTGCAGCTCTACTTCCTGTGCGCACATCCAAGCCTGACGCCGTCGTCGGCGGTGGCGCTGACCCTGCGTGCCGTCGGTGGCCTCACCACCCGCCAGATCGCGCAGGCCTATCTCGTGCCCGAAGCGACCATGGCGCAACGGATCAGCCGCGCCAAGCGCACGGTGAGCTCGGTGCGCCTGGATCGCCCCGGAGACCTGCGCACGGTGCTGCGGGTGCTGTATCTGGTGTTCAACGAGGGGTACGGCGGCGACGTTGATCTCTCCGTGGAGGCCATCAGGTTGGCCCGGCAACTGGCCCGGAGCACCGACGATCCGGAAGCGGCGGGCCTGCTGGCGTTGTTCCTGCTGCACCATGCCAGGTGGCCGGCCCGCACCCGCGCCGACGGGAGTCCGGTTCCCCTGGCCGATCAGGACCGCACGCTGTGGCGCACCGATCTCATCGCCGAGGGCGTGTACGTGCTGCAGGCCGCGCTGGCCCGCGACGGCCTCGGGGAGTATCAGGCGCAGGCCGCGATCGCGGCGCTGCACGCCGACGCTCAGACCGCCGGGGAGACCGACTGGGTGCAGATCGTCGAGTGGTACGACGAACTCGTTGCCCTCACCGACAGCCCGGTGGTCCGGCTCAACCGCGCGGTCGCACTCGGCGAGGCCGAGGGGCCGGAGGTGGGCCTGGCGGCGCTCGCCGAACTCGATCCGACGATGCCGCGCCACACCGCCGCGGCCGCGTATCTGCACGAGCGGGCCGGGGACAGCGGGACGGCGGCACAGCTGTACGTTCGGGCCGCCGCCGAGGCGCATTCGGTGGCCGAGCGCAACCACCTCACCTTGCGCGCATCGGTCTTGCACGGCCGCATTTCCGGGGCCGAGGGCTAG
- a CDS encoding YciI family protein produces MAKYLLLKHYRGAPAAVNATPIDQWSPDEIQAHIQYMNDFADRLKDTGEYVDSQALAPEGAWVRYDGEGKPPVTDGPFAETKDLIAGWMIIDVDTYQRAVELAGELSAAPGAGGRPIHEWLEVRPFLTAAPTVTE; encoded by the coding sequence ATGGCCAAGTACCTGCTGCTCAAGCACTACCGAGGAGCGCCGGCAGCCGTCAACGCCACCCCGATCGACCAGTGGTCGCCGGACGAGATCCAGGCCCACATCCAGTACATGAACGATTTCGCCGATCGCCTGAAAGACACCGGCGAGTACGTCGACAGCCAGGCACTGGCCCCGGAAGGCGCCTGGGTCCGTTACGACGGCGAAGGCAAGCCTCCGGTCACGGATGGCCCCTTCGCGGAGACCAAGGACCTGATCGCCGGCTGGATGATCATCGACGTCGACACCTACCAGCGTGCCGTGGAGCTCGCCGGGGAGCTGTCGGCAGCGCCGGGGGCGGGTGGCCGGCCCATCCACGAGTGGCTCGAGGTCCGTCCGTTCCTCACCGCGGCGCCGACCGTCACCGAATAG
- a CDS encoding SMP-30/gluconolactonase/LRE family protein — MTSIEAVGAAPFIDGIVYGEGPRWHGDRLWFTDGPAGRVCSAGEAGDVKVEVDLPRASGLGWLPDGTLVVSALFAAQLHHVDPRGQVQAAYDVSHLAWSTNDLVVAPDGRSYVDLYIAGKEGITGGIGLVDTDGTVRVVATGLAMPNGLGFLPDESTLVVSETNGSRLLAFPVAADGSLGTPTGFADLGPNRHPDGLCVDAEGGVWVGCYDTGEFLRVEAGGAITHLIEVDRGWAVAPALGGHDGRTLYLVVDETTHEDLLAGKSTGRILQARVDVPGAGSP; from the coding sequence ATGACGTCGATCGAAGCGGTCGGCGCGGCCCCGTTCATCGACGGGATCGTCTACGGCGAGGGTCCGCGCTGGCACGGCGACCGGCTGTGGTTCACCGACGGGCCGGCCGGCCGGGTGTGCTCGGCCGGCGAAGCCGGCGACGTCAAGGTCGAGGTCGACCTCCCCCGCGCGTCGGGGCTCGGGTGGCTTCCCGACGGAACTCTCGTGGTGTCAGCGCTTTTCGCCGCGCAGCTCCACCACGTCGATCCCCGCGGGCAGGTGCAGGCCGCCTACGACGTCAGCCACCTGGCATGGTCCACGAATGACCTGGTGGTCGCACCCGACGGCCGGTCATATGTCGATCTCTACATCGCCGGGAAAGAGGGCATCACCGGCGGGATCGGCTTGGTTGACACCGACGGGACGGTGCGCGTCGTCGCCACCGGACTGGCCATGCCGAACGGGCTGGGTTTCCTGCCCGACGAATCGACCCTGGTGGTCAGCGAGACGAACGGGTCACGGCTGCTGGCCTTCCCCGTCGCTGCCGACGGCAGCCTCGGCACCCCGACCGGGTTCGCCGATCTCGGCCCGAACCGGCATCCCGACGGACTGTGCGTCGACGCCGAGGGCGGAGTCTGGGTCGGCTGCTACGACACCGGGGAGTTCCTGCGGGTGGAGGCCGGCGGCGCGATCACCCATCTCATCGAAGTCGACCGTGGATGGGCGGTGGCACCGGCACTGGGTGGCCACGACGGGCGGACGCTCTACCTGGTGGTGGACGAAACCACCCACGAAGACCTGCTGGCCGGGAAATCGACGGGCCGGATCCTGCAGGCCCGCGTCGATGTACCCGGCGCGGGATCACCCTGA
- a CDS encoding threonine/serine exporter ThrE family protein → MTEEGLNGKARLRGGLRMALRGRRDPAPVAGRRSRTSAGMGDVHTRKVLDLTIRLAEVMLSSGSGTADVVATTQDVAQAYRLTDCVVDITVATIIVSALPTADSPPVTIMRAVRTRSTDYTRLAELDRLVRRITSGGITVDEAHEAMDELTESPHPFPRWLATAGWAGFALGIAMLLGGNWLTCLLATVTAALIDRVGRLLNRIGTPFFFQHAVGAAIATLIALAAYRYTGQGLSALVATGIVLLLSGMTLVGAVQDALTGYMVTAVARLGDAVFLTAGIVVGITGALQAATLLGIQIELHVNTAGTFITPRGPLPIVLAVLGAALAGICLTMASYAPLRSLPTAGLAAGLAELTLIGLGTAGFGQWAATGIAAIGVGFLATLISIRRQSPALVTATAGIMPMLPGLSVFWAVFAFAVDEKFGEGLAHLLSAAATALALGSGVVMGELLGSPLRYRAGRIGEFFRKDGQPGLRRAVGQVVRLQPADSASAVGAQRAESVPLEAVPAEESDGDESVEPDS, encoded by the coding sequence ATGACCGAGGAAGGGTTGAACGGTAAGGCGCGCCTACGCGGTGGGTTGCGCATGGCCCTTCGTGGGCGACGCGATCCCGCACCGGTCGCCGGCCGGCGCAGCCGCACGTCGGCCGGGATGGGTGACGTGCACACCCGCAAGGTTCTGGACCTGACCATCCGGCTCGCCGAGGTCATGCTGTCGTCGGGTTCGGGTACCGCGGATGTCGTGGCCACTACGCAGGACGTCGCGCAGGCGTACCGGCTCACCGACTGCGTCGTCGACATCACGGTGGCGACCATCATCGTGTCGGCGCTGCCGACCGCCGACAGCCCGCCGGTCACGATCATGCGAGCCGTCCGGACCAGGTCCACGGACTACACCAGGCTGGCCGAGCTCGACCGATTGGTCAGGCGCATCACCTCCGGCGGTATCACCGTCGACGAGGCACACGAGGCCATGGATGAGCTGACCGAGAGCCCGCATCCGTTCCCGCGGTGGCTGGCGACGGCGGGGTGGGCGGGGTTCGCCCTCGGTATCGCGATGCTGCTGGGCGGCAACTGGTTGACCTGCCTGCTGGCCACCGTGACTGCCGCGCTGATCGACCGGGTTGGCCGCCTGCTGAATCGGATCGGCACCCCGTTCTTCTTTCAGCATGCGGTCGGAGCGGCGATCGCGACGTTGATCGCGCTGGCTGCCTACCGGTACACCGGTCAGGGTCTCAGTGCACTGGTCGCCACCGGGATCGTGTTGTTGCTGTCCGGCATGACCCTGGTCGGTGCAGTGCAGGACGCATTGACCGGTTACATGGTCACCGCGGTCGCGCGCCTCGGCGACGCGGTCTTTCTCACGGCCGGAATCGTCGTGGGCATCACGGGTGCGCTGCAGGCAGCCACCCTGCTGGGGATCCAGATCGAACTGCACGTCAACACGGCCGGCACGTTCATCACGCCGAGAGGACCGTTGCCGATCGTGCTCGCGGTCCTGGGCGCCGCGCTGGCCGGGATCTGCCTCACCATGGCCAGCTACGCACCGCTGCGGTCATTGCCCACAGCGGGGTTGGCGGCCGGGCTGGCCGAGCTGACGTTGATCGGGTTGGGGACGGCCGGATTCGGCCAGTGGGCGGCCACCGGGATCGCGGCGATCGGTGTCGGTTTCCTGGCGACGTTGATCTCCATCCGCCGGCAGTCGCCCGCGCTGGTGACGGCGACCGCCGGCATCATGCCGATGCTGCCCGGCCTCTCGGTGTTCTGGGCGGTGTTCGCCTTCGCCGTCGACGAGAAGTTCGGGGAGGGGCTCGCGCACCTGCTGAGCGCGGCAGCGACGGCGTTGGCGCTCGGCAGCGGCGTGGTGATGGGTGAGCTGCTCGGCTCGCCGCTGCGGTACCGCGCAGGTCGCATCGGTGAGTTCTTCCGTAAAGACGGACAGCCCGGGCTGCGCCGTGCAGTGGGCCAGGTGGTCCGCCTCCAACCGGCGGACAGCGCCTCAGCCGTCGGTGCTCAACGCGCGGAAAGCGTTCCGTTGGAGGCAGTCCCGGCCGAGGAGTCGGACGGCGACGAGAGCGTGGAGCCCGACAGCTGA
- a CDS encoding DUF2278 family protein has product MAITTYGVLRARPDRFVREDGQSTPHLQIRAVDDSGQPWRIAVNVQSNDGSEVVFWVVDPLVGHPIVAGLPAVPSGFSHTSPTSAASLDYVKAPLFDFGLGRALPPSGSSNADDLQDLLSLYLTQCQTAGGELYAFGAKFDRNLHKPIDAEFGNADGLHGIHDIHMNQGNVGAHVGDNGAFHDGGLLLAFPDRVVGILLAFQTQRVPTDVDGDAAAASQPLSRLIGTAPGGAAIPGPAYLERALLNPAGSDPGHEAVVIGNYATTTVSLQGWRLVDRSGRESKLDADLTPGASAVVVLDGSGAQLGNSGGNLLLVDDHGTQVDSVTYSEGDAAAVDRYVRFQR; this is encoded by the coding sequence ATGGCGATCACCACCTACGGGGTCCTGCGCGCCCGGCCTGACCGGTTCGTCCGGGAAGACGGGCAGTCCACCCCGCACCTGCAGATCCGGGCGGTCGACGACTCCGGACAACCGTGGCGGATCGCGGTCAACGTGCAGTCCAACGACGGCAGCGAGGTCGTGTTCTGGGTGGTGGACCCACTGGTCGGCCACCCCATCGTCGCCGGATTGCCCGCCGTGCCATCCGGTTTTTCGCACACATCGCCCACGTCGGCGGCCTCCCTGGACTACGTGAAGGCGCCGTTGTTCGATTTCGGCCTCGGCCGGGCACTGCCCCCGAGCGGCAGTTCGAACGCCGATGATCTGCAGGATCTGTTGAGCCTGTACCTGACGCAGTGCCAGACGGCCGGCGGCGAGCTGTATGCCTTCGGCGCGAAGTTCGACCGCAATCTGCACAAGCCGATCGATGCCGAGTTCGGAAACGCCGACGGTCTTCACGGCATCCACGACATCCACATGAACCAGGGCAATGTCGGCGCTCACGTCGGTGACAACGGCGCATTCCACGACGGCGGGCTTCTGCTGGCCTTCCCCGACCGGGTGGTCGGGATCCTGCTGGCCTTCCAGACCCAGCGGGTGCCGACCGATGTGGACGGCGATGCGGCCGCCGCCTCGCAGCCCCTGTCCCGGTTGATCGGGACGGCACCGGGTGGCGCGGCGATTCCCGGGCCGGCGTATCTGGAACGGGCGCTTCTCAATCCCGCCGGTTCGGATCCTGGGCACGAAGCGGTGGTGATCGGCAATTACGCCACTACCACGGTGTCACTGCAGGGTTGGCGTTTGGTGGATCGCAGTGGACGCGAGAGCAAGCTGGACGCCGATCTGACTCCGGGCGCGTCGGCGGTTGTCGTGCTCGACGGGTCAGGCGCCCAACTCGGCAACTCCGGCGGGAACCTGCTGCTGGTCGACGATCACGGTACCCAGGTGGACAGCGTGACGTACTCCGAAGGTGACGCTGCGGCTGTGGACCGGTACGTACGGTTCCAGCGGTAG
- a CDS encoding maleylpyruvate isomerase N-terminal domain-containing protein — MGLFSESWTALRTAVAGLRPETFEQPSGCAGWLIRDLVCHLVIDAQDVLITLATPADAEPTRSALTYWEVSGTPPTGEDPLDALTVRLAAAYQDPALLKFHLDDLGAAAGRAAELADPSLRVGTRGQVLTVGDYLDAYVLEWTLHHLDLIAHLPETAGPPAAGLARSRAMLESIAGLEFPVAFSDEDALLIGTGRRAPTDSEQTALGAAAPRLPFILG; from the coding sequence GTGGGCCTGTTTTCAGAATCGTGGACCGCGCTGCGCACGGCGGTCGCCGGCCTGCGTCCGGAGACCTTCGAGCAGCCCTCCGGCTGTGCCGGCTGGTTGATCCGAGACCTGGTGTGCCACCTGGTCATTGACGCCCAGGATGTGTTGATCACCCTGGCCACCCCGGCCGATGCCGAACCCACCCGCAGTGCGCTGACGTACTGGGAGGTGTCGGGCACGCCTCCCACCGGCGAGGACCCGTTGGACGCGCTGACCGTCCGGCTGGCCGCCGCATACCAGGACCCGGCCCTGCTCAAGTTCCACCTCGACGATCTGGGTGCGGCGGCGGGGCGGGCCGCCGAGCTCGCCGATCCGAGTCTGCGGGTCGGCACGCGTGGTCAGGTGCTCACCGTCGGCGACTACCTCGATGCGTACGTCCTGGAATGGACGTTGCACCACCTCGATCTGATCGCCCACCTGCCCGAGACGGCCGGGCCACCGGCGGCCGGGCTGGCCCGATCGCGGGCGATGCTCGAGAGCATCGCGGGCCTGGAGTTTCCCGTGGCCTTCTCCGATGAGGACGCGCTGTTGATCGGCACGGGCCGACGGGCGCCCACCGATTCGGAGCAGACGGCGCTGGGCGCTGCGGCCCCGAGGCTGCCGTTCATCCTGGGCTGA
- a CDS encoding fatty acyl-AMP ligase yields MDSGSQVQYEAPAGLLRIEDCLDEAGGIVLPPGTTLISLIDRNIAHVGDQVAYRYLDHSHAEEQTLELTWTQLGVRLRAVAAQLQQVAARGDRVAILAPQGLDYVVGFFAAIKAGNIAVPLFAPELQGHAERLETALLDSRPTTVLTTLAGNAAVQAFLEKMPESGRPRVVLIDEVPDAAGDAFTPISVDPDDISHLQYTSGSTRPPVGVEITHRAVGTNLLQMILSIDLLNRNTHGLSWLPLYHDMGLSMIGFPAVYGGHSTLMSPTAFIRRPQRWIRAMSEEAKHGRVITAAPNFAYEWTAQRGAPAPGEDIDLGNVVLIIGSEPVIPEVITAFNETFAPYGLPPTAFKPSYGIAEATLLISTIAPDEQAAVVYFDREQLAVGRAVRVSAQSDGAVAHVACGQPARSLWAVIVDPATADGPAAAEVPDGTVGEIWLHGNNIGRGYWGRPDETRRTFGVSLHSRLGSGSHADGLPAEATWLRTGDLGVYFEGQFYVTGRLADLVRIDGRSHYPQDIEATVAEASPLVRRGYVTAFTVDSGAGSDGDGTRLVVIAERAAGTSRADPQEAADAVRAAVADRHGLTVADLRFLPAGAIPRTTSGKLARVACRTEYLEGTLGVR; encoded by the coding sequence ATGGATAGCGGTTCCCAGGTTCAATATGAGGCTCCGGCAGGCCTGCTGCGCATCGAGGACTGTCTGGACGAGGCCGGCGGCATCGTGCTGCCCCCGGGCACCACCCTGATCTCACTCATCGACCGCAACATCGCCCACGTCGGCGACCAGGTCGCCTATCGCTATCTCGATCACAGCCACGCGGAGGAACAGACCCTCGAGCTGACCTGGACTCAATTGGGAGTCCGGCTGCGGGCCGTGGCGGCGCAGCTGCAGCAGGTGGCGGCCCGGGGTGACCGCGTCGCCATCCTCGCGCCGCAGGGCCTCGATTATGTCGTCGGTTTCTTCGCGGCCATCAAGGCGGGAAACATCGCGGTACCCCTGTTCGCGCCGGAGTTGCAGGGCCACGCCGAACGACTCGAAACCGCACTGCTGGATTCCCGCCCGACCACAGTGCTCACCACGCTCGCCGGTAACGCGGCGGTGCAGGCGTTCCTGGAGAAGATGCCGGAGTCCGGGCGTCCTCGGGTGGTGCTGATCGATGAGGTTCCCGACGCGGCCGGGGATGCGTTCACCCCGATCTCGGTTGACCCGGACGACATCTCGCACCTGCAGTACACCTCGGGTTCGACGCGACCGCCCGTCGGGGTGGAGATCACCCACCGCGCGGTGGGCACCAACCTGCTGCAGATGATTCTGTCCATCGACCTGTTGAACAGAAACACCCACGGCCTCAGCTGGTTACCCCTCTATCACGACATGGGCCTGTCCATGATCGGATTTCCCGCGGTGTACGGCGGGCACTCCACGCTGATGTCACCGACTGCGTTCATCCGCCGGCCGCAGCGGTGGATCCGGGCGATGTCGGAGGAAGCCAAGCACGGCCGGGTCATCACGGCCGCGCCGAACTTCGCCTATGAGTGGACCGCCCAGCGTGGTGCACCGGCGCCGGGGGAGGACATCGACCTGGGCAACGTGGTGCTCATCATCGGTTCTGAACCGGTGATCCCTGAGGTGATAACGGCTTTCAACGAGACGTTCGCGCCCTACGGGCTGCCGCCGACGGCGTTCAAACCGTCGTACGGCATCGCCGAGGCGACCCTGCTGATCTCGACGATCGCCCCGGACGAGCAGGCGGCGGTGGTCTACTTCGACCGTGAGCAACTCGCCGTCGGGCGGGCGGTCCGGGTCAGTGCCCAATCCGACGGCGCGGTCGCGCACGTGGCGTGTGGTCAGCCGGCGCGCAGTCTGTGGGCGGTGATCGTCGACCCGGCCACCGCCGACGGACCGGCCGCCGCGGAAGTTCCAGACGGCACGGTCGGCGAGATCTGGTTGCACGGCAACAACATCGGACGCGGCTACTGGGGCCGCCCCGATGAGACCCGTAGGACGTTCGGGGTGTCACTGCACTCGCGGCTCGGTTCGGGCAGCCACGCCGACGGGTTGCCCGCCGAGGCCACCTGGCTGCGCACCGGTGACCTCGGCGTGTATTTCGAGGGCCAGTTCTACGTGACGGGGCGGCTGGCCGACCTGGTCCGCATCGATGGCCGGAGCCATTATCCGCAGGACATCGAGGCGACCGTTGCCGAGGCTTCGCCACTGGTTCGGCGTGGCTACGTCACCGCCTTCACGGTGGACTCCGGAGCCGGTTCGGACGGTGACGGCACCCGGCTGGTGGTGATCGCCGAACGTGCGGCCGGCACCAGCCGGGCCGATCCACAGGAGGCGGCGGACGCCGTACGGGCCGCAGTCGCCGACCGGCACGGCCTGACCGTGGCCGATCTGCGATTCCTTCCGGCCGGGGCGATCCCACGGACCACCAGCGGCAAGCTGGCCCGGGTGGCCTGCCGCACCGAGTACCTTGAGGGCACGCTGGGCGTGCGTTGA
- a CDS encoding SRPBCC domain-containing protein, producing the protein MTDAVTVRVRRLMPAAPEVVFDQWLDPDSLREWMCPRPVYCVTVAVEPRVGGLVRFDIDDSGTSVLITGQFLIVDRPRVLRFTWSNSDWSDPTTVSIVNVEFEPVDDGQTMMSIEHSLLPPEEFDNFHNGWLLTAEQLGTVLERR; encoded by the coding sequence GTGACCGACGCAGTCACGGTCCGGGTCCGGCGATTGATGCCCGCGGCCCCCGAAGTGGTGTTCGACCAGTGGCTCGATCCGGATTCGCTGCGCGAGTGGATGTGCCCCCGCCCGGTCTACTGTGTCACCGTCGCGGTCGAGCCGCGCGTCGGCGGACTCGTCCGTTTCGACATCGACGATTCCGGTACGAGCGTACTGATCACCGGACAGTTCCTGATCGTCGACCGACCCCGTGTGCTGCGCTTCACGTGGAGCAATTCGGACTGGTCCGATCCGACCACGGTGAGCATCGTCAACGTGGAATTCGAGCCGGTCGACGATGGCCAGACGATGATGTCGATCGAGCATTCCCTTTTGCCGCCAGAGGAATTCGACAACTTCCACAACGGGTGGCTCCTCACCGCCGAGCAACTGGGCACCGTACTCGAACGCCGCTGA